In Embleya scabrispora, the DNA window GACCGTCAACAGGTCCGTTCCGGTGAGCACACCGTCTCCAAGTTCTCGTCCGAAGTCTCGTGCGATGCGCTTCCCGGTCGCTTGACCTGAAGTGCACTTGAACTTGCAGTGTAGAGGGGCAGCCCATCACCGGGTGGGGTGTGGAATTCCCCTGGAGAACACCATGCCTGTCGCACTCGTCACCGGCGCTTCGCGCGGCCTCGGCCTGGCCCTGGCCCGCGCGCTCGCCATCCGCTCCTGGACGCTGATCCTGGACGCCCGCGGCGCCGCCGACCTGGATCGGGCCGCCCGCGAACTCCGCGCTCTGGGCGACGCCGACGTGATCGCCGTCGCCGGCGACGTGACCGATCCCGCACACCGTCGCGAACTGCGCGACCTGATCCGCGAGTCCGGTCGCCTCGACCTGCTCGTCAACAACGCGAGCGTGCTCGGGCCGAGTCCGCTGCCGCCGCTCGCCGCCCATCCCCCGGCCGATCTGGTCCGGGTGTACGAGGTGAACGTGTTCGCGCCGCTGGCGCTGACCCGACTCGCCCTGCCCTTCCTGCTCGCCGGCGACCGCGGCGCGGTGGTGAACATCAGCTCGGACGCCGCCGTCAACGCCTATCCCGGCTGGGGCGGCTACGGCTCGGCCAAGGCCGCCCTCGACCACGTCGGCGCGACGCTGGCCGCCGAGAACCCGGACCTGGACGTGTACGCGTTCGACCCCGGGGACATGAACACCGACCTGCATCGACAGGCGTTCCCCGGCGAGGACGTCTCGGATCGCCCCAACCCCGAAACCGTGGTGCCG includes these proteins:
- a CDS encoding SDR family NAD(P)-dependent oxidoreductase translates to MPVALVTGASRGLGLALARALAIRSWTLILDARGAADLDRAARELRALGDADVIAVAGDVTDPAHRRELRDLIRESGRLDLLVNNASVLGPSPLPPLAAHPPADLVRVYEVNVFAPLALTRLALPFLLAGDRGAVVNISSDAAVNAYPGWGGYGSAKAALDHVGATLAAENPDLDVYAFDPGDMNTDLHRQAFPGEDVSDRPNPETVVPALLRLYDERPASGRYTVAEFAPAVIS